The following coding sequences are from one Clostridioides difficile ATCC 9689 = DSM 1296 window:
- a CDS encoding M20 family metallopeptidase — protein MHELILISEKYKEDILDFFTDIHMHPELSFKEFRTTKAIKDLLVSLDIEILDLGMETGVVGLLKGKYDGPTVALRGDIDALPIYEEVDIKYKSRYDGIMHACGHDIHTSCLVGCAYVLSHIRDSLHGNVKFIFQPAEEVNKGAKMLVERGVMENPKVDAIFGLHNHPDIPCGKIGVKLGGLMAAVDTIKIEVNGFGGHGGIPNRTIDPIVASSAIIMGIQTIVSRNISPLESAVISIGTINGGTANNVISEKVDMTGTCRSFSNEVRKKISENLENIVCEIARGYQATAKLDYLFDLPAVINSKEMYAIACKSVCDLYSEDAIVDPIPSTGGEDFSIFMEKAPGFFYWLGVGNKEQDCIYQWHNPKFKADKNSILVGTNVLCQSVINYMDKLKNKI, from the coding sequence ATGCATGAACTTATTTTAATCTCAGAAAAGTATAAAGAAGATATTTTAGATTTTTTTACAGATATTCATATGCACCCCGAATTAAGTTTTAAAGAATTTAGGACTACAAAAGCTATAAAAGATTTATTAGTGAGTTTAGACATAGAAATATTAGATTTAGGAATGGAAACAGGAGTTGTTGGATTATTAAAAGGGAAGTATGATGGTCCCACAGTAGCACTAAGAGGAGATATTGATGCGTTGCCAATATATGAAGAGGTTGATATTAAGTATAAATCCAGATATGATGGTATAATGCATGCATGTGGGCATGATATACACACGTCTTGCCTTGTAGGATGTGCATATGTATTGTCTCATATTAGAGATAGTCTTCATGGAAATGTAAAGTTTATATTTCAACCAGCCGAAGAAGTCAATAAAGGTGCGAAGATGTTAGTGGAACGAGGAGTAATGGAAAATCCAAAAGTTGATGCTATATTTGGACTTCATAATCATCCAGATATACCTTGTGGAAAAATAGGTGTTAAGTTAGGTGGGTTAATGGCAGCAGTAGACACTATTAAGATAGAAGTAAATGGATTTGGAGGTCACGGAGGTATACCAAACAGAACAATAGACCCTATAGTAGCATCAAGTGCAATTATAATGGGTATTCAAACCATAGTAAGCAGAAACATAAGTCCATTAGAATCAGCTGTTATATCAATAGGTACTATAAATGGAGGGACTGCAAATAATGTAATTTCAGAAAAGGTAGATATGACAGGCACATGTAGAAGCTTTAGTAATGAAGTACGAAAGAAAATATCAGAAAATTTAGAAAATATAGTTTGTGAGATAGCTCGTGGATATCAAGCAACTGCAAAGCTAGATTATTTATTTGATTTACCAGCTGTTATAAATAGTAAAGAGATGTACGCAATAGCTTGTAAGTCTGTGTGTGATTTGTATTCAGAAGATGCTATAGTTGATCCAATACCTTCTACAGGAGGAGAAGATTTTTCTATATTCATGGAAAAAGCCCCAGGATTTTTTTACTGGTTAGGGGTAGGCAACAAAGAACAAGATTGTATATATCAGTGGCATAATCCTAAATTTAAAGCTGATAAAAATTCTATATTGGTAGGTACAAATGTACTATGTCAGTCTGTTATAAATTATATGGATAAATTAAAAAATAAAATTTAA
- a CDS encoding response regulator transcription factor, with protein MRRALIIDDEEAVLKIITHFIEMKDMPIKIVGKATSGDEAVDKIIGLEPDIVFIDIQMPIYNGLEVIEKTSHLSKKINFVVITAFNYFEYAQKALRLNVKDILLKPLDMKEFTKSVEKIIGYQYTNNDLLNEILEYINLNYSNDLKLNDCARLFLTNPSNISRIFKSNLNTTFISYLNHIRIEKSIELLENTTKSINEIAEIVGYNSLNNFYKNFKIEKGMTPKVYKLNTKN; from the coding sequence ATGAGAAGAGCACTAATAATAGATGATGAAGAAGCTGTTCTAAAAATAATAACACATTTTATAGAAATGAAAGATATGCCAATAAAAATTGTTGGTAAAGCAACATCTGGTGATGAAGCAGTAGATAAAATCATTGGTTTAGAGCCAGACATAGTTTTTATAGATATTCAAATGCCAATATACAACGGGTTAGAAGTAATAGAAAAAACATCTCATTTATCTAAAAAAATAAACTTTGTAGTAATAACTGCATTTAACTATTTTGAATATGCTCAAAAAGCTTTGAGATTAAATGTAAAAGATATACTCCTTAAACCATTGGATATGAAAGAATTTACTAAGTCTGTAGAAAAAATTATTGGATATCAATATACCAATAATGATTTATTAAATGAGATACTGGAATATATAAATCTAAACTATAGCAATGACTTAAAGTTAAATGATTGTGCTAGATTATTTTTAACCAATCCATCTAATATATCTAGGATTTTTAAAAGTAATTTAAATACAACTTTTATATCATATCTAAATCATATAAGAATAGAAAAATCTATTGAGTTACTTGAAAATACTACAAAAAGTATAAATGAGATTGCAGAAATAGTTGGATATAATAGCCTAAATAACTTTTATAAAAACTTTAAGATAGAAAAAGGAATGACTCCAAAAGTTTATAAACTGAACACTAAAAATTGA
- a CDS encoding membrane protein, protein MSDKVNMKNIICIAGAYLATAIGSGFATGQEILQFFASQGYMGLIGALISMVLFSFLGAEVITRGRELKLKEPTRIYTFYCGKILGKFYEWFSPIFLFGILIVMISGAGSTLTEYYGINPYLGRVLMAVATLITVSMGLEKLVSILGRIGPVIAVFTIAVGLISLFKHFDGLSMVGEAMKNIEVTKASESPIVSGVIYNTLNIIVMIVFLTGMGASIESKKDAFWGGLLGGIVFMTAGIVMYLAMISDIGNLYMKEIPSLYLADNISPIVGVCFSVALILGIYTTAVPLLWSVTNRIVEDEHPKFKLVTTVIAILACIGGFLPFGKLVNILYPYTGYMGLLILVCMVYKAITCRKKSTQSQE, encoded by the coding sequence ATGTCAGACAAAGTGAATATGAAAAATATTATCTGTATTGCAGGCGCTTATCTAGCAACAGCAATTGGTTCTGGGTTTGCTACTGGTCAAGAAATTCTACAATTTTTTGCCTCACAAGGGTATATGGGTTTAATTGGAGCATTAATATCAATGGTATTGTTTTCATTTCTTGGTGCTGAAGTTATAACTAGAGGTAGAGAATTAAAACTTAAAGAACCAACAAGAATTTACACTTTTTATTGTGGGAAGATTTTAGGAAAATTTTACGAATGGTTTAGTCCAATATTTTTATTTGGGATTCTTATAGTAATGATTTCAGGTGCAGGCTCAACTTTAACTGAATACTATGGTATAAATCCTTACTTAGGAAGAGTATTGATGGCTGTTGCTACTTTAATTACAGTGTCTATGGGTTTAGAAAAATTAGTAAGCATACTTGGACGTATTGGACCAGTGATAGCAGTATTTACAATTGCTGTTGGATTAATAAGCTTGTTTAAGCATTTTGACGGTTTATCTATGGTTGGAGAAGCTATGAAAAATATTGAAGTTACAAAAGCATCAGAAAGTCCAATCGTTTCTGGTGTAATATATAATACATTAAATATTATTGTAATGATTGTTTTTTTAACAGGAATGGGAGCTTCTATTGAAAGTAAAAAGGATGCTTTTTGGGGAGGTTTATTAGGTGGAATAGTGTTTATGACTGCTGGTATAGTTATGTATTTGGCTATGATTTCAGATATAGGAAATTTGTATATGAAAGAAATACCATCACTTTATTTAGCAGATAATATATCTCCGATTGTAGGTGTATGTTTTTCAGTTGCATTAATATTAGGTATCTATACAACAGCTGTTCCACTTTTATGGTCTGTAACCAATAGAATTGTTGAAGATGAACATCCTAAATTTAAATTGGTAACAACAGTAATAGCTATTTTGGCTTGTATAGGAGGTTTTTTACCGTTTGGTAAATTAGTAAACATTTTATATCCATATACAGGTTATATGGGGCTTTTAATTTTAGTCTGTATGGTGTATAAAGCAATTACATGTAGAAAAAAATCAACACAAAGTCAGGAATAG
- a CDS encoding histidine kinase — MKIQNTEWGYIEWKHTYDENNPKQAMNIYIAVTMPGKKHFNHVHYGQEQMIYILEGEGLYIINGVWKPFYQGMIFYIESGSTHETINTGDREIKELIVSNNVDDVGESEVIDINPNNYLKKTLINYSESTLNLYAAVESIRGQFIDPFKIPLIIYDDSWNIVLKNPYFPLFCFEKCNPMKFPQNCDCMNQKSSNQFVCEYGITIYNIPILYKSNSIGVIRGGYVLLSDLNLDTEHNNLYDIPEGAARSIKRLLKQISKNIINFCSFNDIRKDLQEKEKTIARTYHYGEQLEMNLKVAQDMVTNLRINHHFLFNTLNSMASIALDDGSYDLYSAIIDLSRMFRYTMRSDLRFVELESEILYIKNYLNLQKLRYGDALKVKYLIPEKLYNLSVPFNFIQPIVENAFTHGFRDIDTEKRIEIIARLDSQYAIIEIHNNGTILDGNNIDKIKAGIRSNNGHGLSLIYTKFTSAYGNNFDMDIKSSDNEGTYIMIKIPIENYKEYV; from the coding sequence ATGAAAATTCAAAATACTGAGTGGGGATATATTGAATGGAAACATACTTATGATGAAAATAATCCAAAACAAGCTATGAATATATACATTGCAGTAACTATGCCTGGTAAGAAACATTTTAATCATGTTCATTATGGTCAAGAGCAGATGATATATATTTTAGAGGGAGAGGGTTTGTATATTATAAATGGAGTTTGGAAGCCATTTTATCAAGGTATGATTTTTTATATAGAATCTGGTAGCACACATGAAACTATAAATACAGGTGATAGAGAAATAAAAGAACTTATTGTTTCAAATAATGTAGATGATGTAGGAGAGAGTGAAGTTATAGATATTAATCCTAATAATTATTTAAAGAAGACCTTGATAAATTATAGTGAAAGTACATTAAATTTGTATGCAGCAGTAGAATCAATTCGTGGTCAATTTATAGACCCGTTTAAAATTCCATTAATTATATATGATGATTCATGGAATATAGTTTTAAAAAATCCTTATTTTCCACTTTTTTGTTTTGAAAAATGTAATCCTATGAAATTTCCTCAAAATTGTGATTGTATGAATCAAAAAAGTAGCAATCAATTTGTATGTGAATATGGGATAACTATATATAATATACCAATACTGTACAAAAGCAATAGCATAGGTGTTATAAGAGGAGGGTATGTACTATTATCTGATTTGAATTTAGATACAGAGCATAATAATTTATATGATATTCCAGAGGGAGCTGCTAGAAGTATAAAACGCCTCCTGAAACAAATATCTAAAAATATAATAAATTTTTGCTCTTTTAATGATATAAGAAAGGATTTACAAGAAAAAGAGAAGACTATAGCAAGAACATATCATTATGGAGAGCAACTTGAAATGAATTTAAAAGTAGCTCAAGATATGGTTACTAATTTAAGAATAAATCATCACTTTTTATTTAATACATTAAATTCAATGGCAAGCATAGCACTAGATGATGGTAGTTATGATTTGTATAGTGCAATAATAGATTTATCAAGAATGTTTAGATATACAATGAGGTCTGATTTAAGATTTGTAGAATTAGAATCTGAAATATTATACATTAAAAATTATTTGAATTTACAGAAATTACGTTATGGAGATGCACTTAAAGTAAAATATCTTATTCCAGAGAAGTTATATAACCTTTCTGTGCCTTTTAACTTTATTCAACCTATTGTAGAGAATGCATTTACACATGGATTTAGAGATATTGACACAGAAAAGCGAATTGAAATAATTGCAAGATTAGATTCTCAGTATGCTATTATAGAGATTCATAATAATGGAACTATCTTAGATGGAAATAATATAGACAAAATAAAGGCAGGTATTCGTAGTAATAATGGTCATGGTTTGTCTTTAATATATACAAAATTCACATCTGCTTATGGAAATAATTTTGATATGGATATAAAGTCGAGTGATAATGAAGGAACTTACATAATGATTAAAATTCCTATTGAAAATTATAAGGAGTATGTATAG
- the glyA gene encoding serine hydroxymethyltransferase yields the protein MLKTTKISDPELYKIVADELVRQEHNIEMIASESTAPTEVLELSGCVFTNKTEEGYPGARFQAGSEEADKLETLAIKRAKEVFGAEHVNVQPYSGSTANYCVYSSILKPNDTVLSMRLDQGGHLTHGSAVNFLHDIYKYEFYGVDPNTGRIDYDALEAKAKECRPKLIIAGASSYPRLIDYERISKVAKEVGAYFMVDMAHVAGLVAAKVIPSPVPYADFVSSSTTKTFCGPRSGIVLCKAEHAKKLDKGVFPGTLGSIHLNTVAAKAFSLLYLSTDKFKKIMEQVVVNAQTLASELISHGFSIVSGGTDNHIVMVDLRSKNLTGKQFEKALEYVGITVNKNVIPDDPQSPFVTSGVRIGLTSISQRGLKEKEVIQIAGIMNKVAENIDNKEVLDECKAEAQELISKFPLYPEGYFED from the coding sequence ATGTTAAAAACAACAAAAATTTCAGACCCAGAGTTATACAAGATTGTAGCTGATGAGTTGGTTAGACAAGAACACAATATTGAGATGATAGCTTCTGAAAGTACAGCACCAACAGAAGTACTTGAATTAAGTGGATGTGTATTTACAAATAAAACAGAAGAAGGCTATCCAGGGGCTCGTTTTCAAGCAGGTTCTGAAGAAGCAGATAAACTTGAAACCCTAGCAATAAAACGTGCAAAAGAAGTATTTGGAGCAGAACATGTAAACGTACAACCGTATTCAGGTTCTACAGCTAACTATTGTGTATATTCATCAATATTAAAACCAAATGACACTGTTTTAAGTATGCGTCTTGACCAAGGTGGACACTTGACACATGGTAGCGCAGTTAATTTTTTACATGACATTTATAAATATGAATTTTATGGGGTAGACCCAAATACTGGACGTATAGATTATGATGCTCTTGAAGCAAAGGCAAAAGAATGTAGACCAAAACTTATAATTGCAGGGGCAAGTTCATATCCAAGATTAATAGATTATGAAAGAATATCAAAGGTTGCAAAAGAAGTAGGAGCTTACTTTATGGTAGATATGGCACATGTTGCAGGATTAGTCGCAGCGAAAGTAATACCTAGTCCTGTACCTTATGCAGATTTTGTTTCTTCATCTACGACAAAGACTTTCTGTGGACCAAGAAGTGGTATTGTACTTTGTAAAGCAGAACATGCAAAGAAACTCGATAAAGGTGTTTTTCCAGGAACATTAGGTTCTATACATCTTAATACAGTTGCAGCAAAAGCCTTTTCACTATTATATTTAAGTACAGATAAATTTAAAAAGATAATGGAGCAAGTTGTAGTAAATGCTCAGACTCTAGCTTCTGAACTGATTTCACATGGTTTTAGTATTGTAAGTGGAGGTACTGATAATCATATAGTAATGGTTGACTTAAGAAGTAAGAATCTTACAGGAAAACAATTTGAAAAAGCTCTTGAATATGTAGGAATAACAGTTAATAAAAATGTTATACCTGACGACCCACAATCACCATTTGTAACTAGTGGTGTTCGTATAGGTCTTACATCAATATCTCAAAGAGGTCTGAAAGAAAAAGAAGTTATACAGATAGCAGGGATAATGAATAAGGTAGCAGAAAATATTGATAATAAAGAAGTATTAGATGAATGTAAAGCAGAGGCACAAGAACTTATATCTAAGTTTCCATTATATCCAGAAGGGTATTTTGAAGATTAA
- the serS gene encoding serine--tRNA ligase, with product MLDIKRIRENLDCIKKAMERRGEKDFNLDEVVKLDDERRKILQEVEVMKNELNTASKNIPNLIKEGKDVENEKIKLKELSDKIKVIDQNLKEVEDKMEYLLMRIPNVPHPEVPQGETDEDNVEVRTWGKTTTFDFESKAHWEIGTELGILDFETASKITGSRFTLYKGLGARLERALLNFYLDTNTKVNGYTEVIPPFMANRNSFLGTGQLPKFEEDMFKIEGMDYFMIPTSEVPLTNIHANEILKFEQLPINYTAYTPCFRSEAGSAGRDTRGLVRQHQFNKVEMVKIVAPEESYNELEKLTNNAETMLQLLNLPYRVVKICTGDLGFTASFKYDVEVWMPSYNRYVEISSCSNCEDFQARRAGIRFKRDKDSKAEYVHTLNGSGLAIGRSVAAILENYQQEDGSVVVPEVLRPYMGVSVIK from the coding sequence ATGCTTGATATAAAAAGAATAAGAGAAAATTTAGATTGTATAAAAAAAGCAATGGAAAGAAGGGGCGAAAAAGACTTTAACCTTGATGAAGTAGTTAAGTTAGATGATGAAAGAAGAAAGATTCTTCAAGAAGTTGAAGTTATGAAAAATGAATTAAATACAGCATCTAAAAATATACCAAATCTTATAAAAGAAGGTAAAGATGTAGAAAATGAAAAGATTAAATTAAAAGAGTTATCTGATAAAATTAAGGTAATAGACCAAAATCTTAAAGAAGTAGAAGATAAGATGGAATACCTATTAATGAGAATACCAAATGTACCACATCCAGAAGTACCACAAGGTGAAACTGATGAAGATAATGTTGAAGTAAGAACTTGGGGAAAGACTACTACCTTTGATTTTGAATCTAAGGCTCATTGGGAAATTGGAACAGAATTAGGTATACTTGATTTTGAAACAGCTAGTAAAATAACTGGTTCAAGATTTACTCTTTACAAAGGATTAGGTGCTAGATTAGAGAGAGCATTATTAAATTTTTACTTAGACACGAATACAAAAGTAAATGGATATACAGAAGTTATTCCACCATTTATGGCAAATAGAAATAGTTTTTTAGGTACAGGACAGTTACCTAAGTTTGAAGAAGATATGTTTAAAATAGAAGGTATGGACTATTTTATGATTCCAACATCAGAAGTTCCTTTAACTAATATACATGCTAATGAAATACTTAAATTTGAACAATTACCGATAAATTATACAGCTTATACTCCATGTTTTAGGTCAGAAGCTGGTTCTGCTGGAAGAGATACAAGAGGTTTAGTAAGACAGCATCAGTTTAACAAAGTAGAAATGGTTAAAATAGTTGCACCAGAAGAATCTTACAATGAGTTAGAAAAGCTTACTAACAATGCGGAAACTATGCTACAATTATTGAATCTGCCTTATAGAGTAGTAAAGATATGTACAGGTGATTTAGGATTTACAGCTTCTTTTAAATATGATGTAGAAGTTTGGATGCCAAGTTACAATAGGTATGTTGAGATTTCATCTTGTTCAAACTGCGAAGATTTCCAAGCTAGAAGAGCAGGAATAAGATTTAAAAGAGATAAAGATTCTAAAGCTGAATATGTACACACATTAAATGGCTCTGGGTTAGCTATTGGAAGAAGTGTTGCAGCTATATTAGAAAATTATCAACAAGAAGATGGTTCTGTGGTTGTTCCTGAAGTTTTAAGACCATATATGGGAGTTTCTGTTATTAAATAA
- a CDS encoding calcium-translocating P-type ATPase, PMCA-type encodes MRYYNKPTKEVLKYLKTNPEIGLDDNEVEERKLRYGLNEFTIKEGRTFWDELGESLTEPMILILIGAAVISSFVGELHDALGILGAIFIGISIGIITEGKSKKAAHALSKLTENIEVKVLRNGKIIKISKNDLVPGDIVYIETGDMIPADGRLIQSINLKLREDMLTGESDDVAKNADAVLDMEVVYSKTEIIEQDAIPAKQVNMVFGGTLVAYGRGIMVVTHTGDKTEMGKIAQNLSNEDQQTPLQIKLGKLGAKIAGISGIIATLLCMFMIIQMQRKGMLILDTSSVLSFLQSLEPAKNAYMVCIALIVATVPEGLPTMINITLAITMQKMAKINALVTKKEACETIGSVSVICSDKTGTLTQNKMMVEVAYVDGKYISGGEYQSNSYFEQNCIVNSTADIEKEDNSFKYIGSATECALLLYHNDKNYNEMRKQTYLISQIPFSSEEKKMSTLIRQEDSDILLSKGAPEVLLKKCSYVQQGKNIVPITPKVEKSILDEIKKLQIKSMRTLGFAYKKMSNSKTEVAMTSEGELNLIGNSRSYMKEDNLVFSGFVGIVDPLREGVKDSIDKAFNAGVDVKMLTGDNINTATAIGNELGLLNDGKKAVEATYIDVLTDKELREEIKGISIVARSKPDTKMRIVSALQKSGEVVAVTGDGINDAPALSQADVGIAMGISGTEVSKNAADIILTDDSFSTIVEGIKWGRGIYENFQRFIQFQLTVNIVAFIIAIISQLTGKDMPFTTIQLLWVNIIMDGPPALALGLEPVRDYVLKRKPINRHSGIIARSMFVNIIINAILIITIVFTQSAFNILGATSEEQGTVIFSLFAFSALFNALNCREFGLNSTIPNFFKNKLALQIIVVTGIIQIIFTQVFQSFFNSVSLDFDMWIKIILFASTILLSNEFVKLILRTMKNSRTMNFNSKN; translated from the coding sequence ATGAGGTATTATAATAAACCTACCAAAGAAGTATTAAAATACTTAAAAACAAATCCAGAAATTGGACTTGATGATAATGAGGTAGAAGAAAGGAAGCTTAGATATGGATTAAATGAATTTACTATAAAAGAAGGTAGAACATTTTGGGACGAGTTGGGAGAAAGTTTGACAGAACCTATGATATTAATTCTCATAGGAGCAGCAGTAATAAGTTCTTTTGTGGGAGAATTACATGACGCATTAGGTATTTTAGGGGCTATTTTTATTGGAATTTCTATAGGCATAATAACTGAAGGAAAATCTAAAAAAGCAGCTCATGCCCTGTCAAAATTAACAGAAAATATAGAAGTAAAGGTGCTTAGAAATGGGAAGATAATTAAAATATCAAAAAATGATTTAGTACCAGGAGATATTGTATATATAGAAACTGGGGATATGATACCAGCAGATGGAAGACTTATACAGTCTATAAATTTGAAACTTAGAGAAGATATGCTAACAGGAGAATCTGATGATGTAGCTAAGAATGCTGATGCTGTATTAGATATGGAAGTAGTTTATTCTAAAACAGAAATAATCGAACAGGATGCAATACCTGCAAAGCAAGTCAATATGGTATTTGGAGGGACTCTTGTAGCATATGGTAGGGGCATAATGGTTGTCACTCATACTGGTGATAAGACAGAGATGGGTAAGATAGCACAGAATTTATCAAATGAAGACCAGCAAACTCCACTTCAAATTAAATTAGGGAAGTTGGGTGCTAAAATAGCAGGAATATCAGGCATAATAGCTACTTTATTGTGTATGTTTATGATTATACAGATGCAGAGAAAAGGTATGTTAATTTTAGATACAAGCAGTGTATTATCTTTCTTACAATCATTAGAACCTGCTAAAAATGCATATATGGTTTGTATTGCATTAATAGTTGCAACTGTTCCAGAAGGTTTGCCAACTATGATAAATATTACCTTAGCTATAACAATGCAAAAGATGGCAAAGATAAATGCATTAGTAACAAAGAAAGAAGCCTGTGAAACTATAGGTTCTGTTTCTGTAATATGTTCCGACAAAACAGGGACTTTAACACAAAACAAAATGATGGTAGAGGTAGCATATGTTGATGGTAAATATATAAGTGGAGGAGAGTATCAAAGTAATAGCTATTTTGAACAAAACTGTATAGTAAATTCAACTGCAGATATAGAAAAAGAAGATAATTCATTTAAATATATAGGAAGCGCAACAGAGTGTGCATTACTTTTATATCATAATGATAAGAACTATAATGAAATGAGAAAACAAACGTATTTGATATCACAAATACCATTTAGTTCAGAAGAAAAGAAGATGTCAACATTAATTCGTCAAGAGGATTCAGATATATTACTTTCAAAAGGTGCTCCAGAAGTATTATTAAAAAAATGTTCTTATGTACAACAAGGAAAAAATATTGTTCCAATAACTCCAAAAGTAGAAAAAAGTATTTTAGATGAGATTAAGAAGTTACAAATTAAATCTATGAGAACATTAGGATTTGCTTATAAAAAAATGAGTAATTCTAAAACAGAAGTTGCAATGACTTCAGAAGGTGAATTGAATTTAATAGGAAATTCAAGAAGTTATATGAAGGAAGATAATTTAGTTTTTAGTGGATTTGTAGGAATAGTGGACCCATTGAGAGAAGGGGTCAAAGATTCCATTGATAAAGCATTTAATGCAGGAGTAGATGTAAAAATGCTTACAGGAGATAATATAAATACAGCAACAGCTATTGGAAATGAATTAGGACTATTAAATGATGGGAAAAAGGCAGTTGAAGCAACATATATAGATGTATTGACAGATAAAGAATTGAGAGAAGAAATCAAAGGAATATCTATTGTTGCAAGAAGTAAACCAGATACAAAAATGAGAATAGTTTCAGCACTTCAAAAAAGTGGCGAAGTTGTAGCTGTAACAGGTGATGGTATAAATGATGCCCCAGCACTTAGTCAAGCAGATGTTGGAATTGCAATGGGTATTTCAGGAACAGAAGTATCTAAAAATGCAGCAGATATAATATTGACTGATGATAGCTTTAGTACTATAGTAGAGGGAATAAAATGGGGAAGAGGTATATATGAGAACTTTCAAAGATTTATACAGTTTCAGCTTACTGTAAATATAGTAGCATTTATAATTGCTATAATATCTCAACTTACTGGTAAGGATATGCCATTTACTACAATACAATTATTATGGGTAAATATAATAATGGATGGTCCTCCAGCCCTAGCATTAGGATTAGAACCTGTTAGAGATTATGTATTGAAAAGAAAGCCAATAAATAGACATTCTGGAATAATAGCTAGGTCTATGTTTGTAAATATTATTATAAATGCTATTCTTATAATTACAATTGTATTTACTCAATCAGCTTTTAATATATTGGGAGCTACATCAGAAGAACAAGGTACTGTTATATTTTCTTTATTTGCATTCAGTGCCCTTTTTAATGCATTAAATTGTAGAGAGTTTGGTTTAAATAGTACAATACCAAATTTCTTTAAAAATAAACTAGCATTGCAAATAATAGTAGTTACAGGGATAATTCAAATAATATTTACACAAGTGTTCCAGAGTTTCTTTAATTCTGTTTCTTTGGACTTTGATATGTGGATAAAGATAATACTATTTGCATCCACTATCCTATTGTCAAATGAATTTGTAAAGCTAATTCTTAGAACAATGAAAAATAGTAGAACTATGAACTTTAATAGTAAAAATTAA